GACCGTTACAGATTACAAAAAAATCAGCCAGAGACGTAAGGCCTCTGAGGTCCATGATGGAAATTTGTTCCCCCTTCTTAGCGGAAAGTTGTTCGGCTATAAAAGTAGCAAGTGATTCTGAATTTTCTTCTTCGAAGGAATCTTCCGTAAAAGTATCTGTCAAAATGGATGTAAAATTTGAGGTTATTGTCTTGAACGCAATAGTTGCTCGTAATCAGCGCCTACTACGACAGTTGCATCGAGATAGAAGTAAGGGGATGTTTCTGTGATGATATTTTTTTTATCAATACCAAGGGCAAGGGCGACTCTTCTTGCGTTGGCTGCGTTACCGGCCCGGTCAATAATAATGCTTTCGGGGAGGTCAAAAGTCTCAAAGTTTCCGGATTGCACGACATCAAACCCTAATCCGCGTAACTGATTGGTAAACTGAGCCGCAACGCCCTGAACGCCGCAGCCATTTAAAACTTCAACCTGAATCACGTTGCTGAGCAAATGAGACTGAAGCTCAGTTCGTTCGGTAAAAACTCTGGGGTAAGCAGTTCTTGCCACAAGCGCAATCAGTAGTACAGCAAGTACAACTGAAGAAGCACCAATGCCCATGTTGAGCATAAAGGCAGATTTCGAGAGGCTTCGCATGTGCATTATAGGGAAGCGCTAAAAATCAAACATGTTCCCGTGGTTACGATGCAGGGAATGCGGGTTGTGTCTGTTGAAGGCACTGCGGTTGAAATCAAGCGGGTTGTAAACGCCGGCAGGAACCTGTCTGAACTGAAAGCTCAGATGAGTACGGTCGCTGATAGCATAATTCAGTTCAGCATTCCGAATAAAAAACTGAGGCCCCTGACTTTCACCAAAGATGTTGTTACCAAAAGGAGAATGGGCAATCGACAGATCAACCCTGCCGGTCAGTCGCTCATTAAAAAGGAATTGCATGGTGTTGGTGTAAAAGTTTTGATTGTAAACATTTCCACCCATGCTGCCCATAGTCATCTCATAGCTGTGATTCATTTGAAAACCGGCAAGTCCCAGCATGTTGCTTTCAGAAACAATTGGAGCAACAACAGCGCTGGTATATTCCGCGGGTTGCTGAACATGATCCCTGAACTGACCATTTGCGTTACTCACTGTCAGGAATGCTATTAATAAGGTTGAAATAACAAGGATTCGCATAAAACTGAGACTTTATTTCTGTTGATTCAAAAAGTACTGCCTGTAACTTTGAATGATAATCTAATTAATCAGATTATCATTCAAAATCAAGATTAAAGATAACGAATGAAGGCCAAAGTTAGCCTTTTAAAAGAATTAAATATTTGAACTTATCTCAGAGATAGATAAAAAAAAGACCCTGAGATTTGTTCAGTTCATAAATTTGGCTCAGCCTCATTCTTGGATTATATTTGCGGAATAGTTAAAGAAAAAGGCATCTGGTCGTAAAAACGGTTGATAATTGAACAATTCACGTGTCATAAGTGGTTGTAAATTGTACATCTAAAGGTTTTGTTCCTTCGATCAGGTAAAGTAGCCTGAATATCAAATTGTACGTCGTTATTCATACGTGCAAGCACATCAAATTATCAAACGCCAATGAAGCTTACCGATTTTAAGTACGAAACAGAGGGTCTTAATATTCCTGAATTCGGTGTTGAACCACGCGATTCAGCAAAATTAATGGTTATCGACCGCGCGAACAAGACGATTACCCACGAAGTTTTCTCCAATATTCATAAGTATTTTGAAAAAGGGGATTGTCTCGTCTACAACAACACAAAGGTTTTTCCGGCAAGGCTCAAAGGGCGCAAGGAAAAAACAGATGCATATATAGAAGTATTTCTTCTTCGGGAGCTTCAGCCGGAAAATATGTTATGGGATGTTCTTGTAGAACCAGCCCGTAAAATCAGAATCGGGAATAAGCTTTATTTCGGAGATGAGCTCGTTGCTGAAGTTGTTGACAATACTACTTCAAGGGGACGTACGATCCGCTTTCTATATGACGGTCCAAACGAAGAGCTCTATGAAAAGCTTGATGCTGTGGGTGAGATGCCTATGCCGCCTTATATCAAGAGAGAACCTGTACTCGAGGATAAAGACCGTTATCAGACCATATTTGCCAAGGAGCGGGGCGCAGTAGCAGCACCAACGGCAACCATGCACTTCACCCCGGAGCTTGTGGATAAGCTCACGCAGAAAGGTGTAATTATGGCACCGGTAACCCTGCACATCGGTTGGGGTACGTTCCGGGCCGTAGAGGTAGAAGACCTAACCAAGCACCGTATGGATTCGGAGTACTTTTTTATCCCTGAAGAAAGCGCGGAGCTTATCAATCAGGTCAGAACCAGTAAAACCAATAAGGTGGTAGCCGGTGGTACAACCGCTGTTCGGGCAATTGAAAGCAGTATTACAGCGAGCGGTTTGCTTAAGCCAACCGTAGGCTGGACAGACAAATTTATTTATCCGCCTTACGATTTCAAGCTCACGGAAGGACTGATCACAAACTTTCATCAGCCTGAGAGTACACTATTAATGCTTGCTGCAGCTTTTTGTGAATTTGACTTCTTAATGCACGCTTATGAAGAGGCCCGTAAGCACGATTACAGGTTTTTCTCCTTCGGTGATGCCATGATCATAATCTGACGCACTGGTGCAAAAACTGAATCTTGCAGTTGTATTACCGGCGGCAGGTCTGGGTACAAGAATGGGCTATTCTGTGCCCAAGGTCTATCTTACAATTGGCGGCAAGACCATCATGGAGCACACGCTTCGGGTGTTCTTAAAGCTTGATTTTGTATCCCGGATTTTTGTTCCCGTTTCCCCGGAAATGATGGAAAGGGCTGAGGAAATCGTTTCAGCACTGAATTCGGAGAGAATAACGCTCGTTGAAGGCGGCTCCGAGCGCCTGTATTCGATCAGCAATGCGCTTTCCCTAATAGAAGACGAGGAACTAACCGCCGTTCACGACATGGTCAGACCTCTGGTAAGCACGTCTGATATTCTTAAAGTTACCCTTGCAGCACAACATAGCGGTGCCGCCATCCTGGTTACGCCCAGTGATAATACGCTCAAAAGAGTTGATGGGGAACAGCAGATAACAGGCACGGCAGATCGCAAAGAAATCTGGCAGGCTCAAACACCTCAGGTATTTCGCACATCATTACTGAAAGAAGCGTATCAGCAGGCTCTGGACAATAACGTTTTTGGCACGGATGACGCCTCACTGGTAGAGCGTACAGGCGTTAAGGTATCAGCTGTTGAAGGAGAGCGTACAAACATTAAAATCACGAGAAAAGAAGATCTCGACTATGCAGCTTTCATCATGAAGAAAAATCAAAACAAGCCTTTCCGTATAGGGTTCGGTTATGATACGCACCGCTTAAAAGCCGGTCGTGCACTAATTTTGGGCGGAGTAAACATACCGTTCGAGAAAGGCCTGGACGGACATTCCGATGCTGACGTACTGATTCACGCGATAATTGATGCCATGTTCGGAGCCCTTGCACTCGGTGATATTGGCAGCCACTTCCCCGATACGGATCCGGCCTTTAAGGGCGCGGACAGCCGAGAGCTTTTACGCGAAGCAAATAAACGTATTGAGCAGGAAGGCTACGAAATCGGAAATGTTGATGCTACCATTGTGGCCGAGAAACCCAAACTACGCCAATATATTGATCAAATGCGGGAGCTGATCGCCCTTGATCTTGGAACTGATGCAGACTACATCTCTGTTAAAGCCACAACTTCAGAACGCATAGGATTTGTTGGGCGTCAGGAAGGAATGAGTGCAAGCAGCGTCGTTCTTCTGACAAAAAAATAAACAGAGCCGAATTTTCCCACATTAATGGAGCAACACTTATTAGACATCGTTGAATGGATTCGGCTCCAGCCTATTTTGGGTATATACCTTATTCTGGCTCTGATAGCATATTTGGAAAACGTAGTGCCGCCGATACCGGGAGATATACTTGTTGTATTTGGCGGATACCTTGCGTCCGAAGCCATAATCAGCTTCTGGCTTGTTGTTGTACTCACCTCAGTTGGCTCCGTCCTCGGATTTATGACGATGTACTATTTCGGATACCTGGTTGGGGATGAGATCAGGACACAGCGCACCCGCTTTTGGTTTTTGAAATATTTTGACGGGGAATACCTTGATAAAGCAGAACAGTGGATGTATCGATGGGGACAAGGGGTTGTGCTGGCAAACCGATTCCTTGCAGGTGCCCGCTCCATCATTAGTATAATGGCAGGCGTTACGCGT
This genomic stretch from Cyclonatronum proteinivorum harbors:
- the queA gene encoding tRNA preQ1(34) S-adenosylmethionine ribosyltransferase-isomerase QueA; translation: MKLTDFKYETEGLNIPEFGVEPRDSAKLMVIDRANKTITHEVFSNIHKYFEKGDCLVYNNTKVFPARLKGRKEKTDAYIEVFLLRELQPENMLWDVLVEPARKIRIGNKLYFGDELVAEVVDNTTSRGRTIRFLYDGPNEELYEKLDAVGEMPMPPYIKREPVLEDKDRYQTIFAKERGAVAAPTATMHFTPELVDKLTQKGVIMAPVTLHIGWGTFRAVEVEDLTKHRMDSEYFFIPEESAELINQVRTSKTNKVVAGGTTAVRAIESSITASGLLKPTVGWTDKFIYPPYDFKLTEGLITNFHQPESTLLMLAAAFCEFDFLMHAYEEARKHDYRFFSFGDAMIII
- a CDS encoding LytR C-terminal domain-containing protein; translation: MRSLSKSAFMLNMGIGASSVVLAVLLIALVARTAYPRVFTERTELQSHLLSNVIQVEVLNGCGVQGVAAQFTNQLRGLGFDVVQSGNFETFDLPESIIIDRAGNAANARRVALALGIDKKNIITETSPYFYLDATVVVGADYEQLLRSRQ
- a CDS encoding DedA family protein gives rise to the protein MGIYLILALIAYLENVVPPIPGDILVVFGGYLASEAIISFWLVVVLTSVGSVLGFMTMYYFGYLVGDEIRTQRTRFWFLKYFDGEYLDKAEQWMYRWGQGVVLANRFLAGARSIISIMAGVTRLNPRKTATYALAGAFAWNVILIGAGWLIGDNWPAIERYLNLYGGLILSLIAAYLVFLGVRYAFRKWRSRDAKNNVDNN
- the ispD gene encoding 2-C-methyl-D-erythritol 4-phosphate cytidylyltransferase, which encodes MQKLNLAVVLPAAGLGTRMGYSVPKVYLTIGGKTIMEHTLRVFLKLDFVSRIFVPVSPEMMERAEEIVSALNSERITLVEGGSERLYSISNALSLIEDEELTAVHDMVRPLVSTSDILKVTLAAQHSGAAILVTPSDNTLKRVDGEQQITGTADRKEIWQAQTPQVFRTSLLKEAYQQALDNNVFGTDDASLVERTGVKVSAVEGERTNIKITRKEDLDYAAFIMKKNQNKPFRIGFGYDTHRLKAGRALILGGVNIPFEKGLDGHSDADVLIHAIIDAMFGALALGDIGSHFPDTDPAFKGADSRELLREANKRIEQEGYEIGNVDATIVAEKPKLRQYIDQMRELIALDLGTDADYISVKATTSERIGFVGRQEGMSASSVVLLTKK